The genome window ACGGAACCTGGCGCGGATCTCGGCTGAGAAAAACCGGCTCGACACCATTCTGCGCGGAATGGGTGAGGGGCTCATGGTGAGCGATGCCGGTGGGACCGTGACGCTCGTGAATCCGGCCTTTCTTGAGCTCTTCGGTCTCACCCAGAGCGTGGAAGGGAGACAGATCATCGAAATCGCCCGGTTCCCCGAGCTGAACGAAACCTTCAGGGCCGTGGTGTCGTCCCGCAGCGAACACGTGGAGGAGATGACGCTCCCCCTGGGGGAGGGAAAAGAGGTGCTGACCCACTGGGTGCCGCTCATGGAAGAGGATGAACTGCGCGGCGTGGTGGCGGTGTTCCACGACATTTCGGACCTGAAACGCCTGGAGGTTGTCCGCCGGGACTTCGTGGCCAATGTATCCCATGAGCTCAGGACGCCGGTCACGGTCATCAAGGGATATGCCGAGGCCCTGGCCGGCGGGCTCGTGAAAGAAGACCCGGAACGGGCCGGACGGTTCCTGGAGATCATTTACAGCCACTCGGAACGGCTCGCTGATCTGATCCGCGATCTCCTCACCCTTTCGCAACTGGAATCGGGAGGACTCCAGCTGGAGCTGGCCCAGATCCATCTGGACCGTGCGGTCGCCCATGCGGCGGGACTGCTGGAGCAGAAGGCCGCAAAGAAGGAGATCGCCATCGACATGTCGGCCCTGGCTGGCGCCCCACCGGTGCTGGCCGACCCGGGGCGGCTGGAACAGGTCCTCATCAACCTCATGGACAATGCCCTCAAGTACACGCCGCCCGGAGGCGCCATCACCCTCAGCGCCGATGAAGCGGGCGGAATGGTGAGGGTGTCGGTTCACGACACCGGCATCGGCATCCCCCCCAGGGACCTGCCGCGCATCTTCGAGCGGTTCTACCGGGTGGATGCCGCCCGCAGCCGCGACGAGGGGGGGACTGGCCTCGGCCTTTCCATCGTGAAGCACATCATCCAGCTCCACGGCGGCGGCATCACTGTCGAGAGCGAGCACGGCAGAGGCACGACGTTCCGGTTCACCCTGCGCAAGGCCTGATCGATACGCACTACCAACCAAGGGGGGCGGTCAACGACCGTCCCCCTTGGTTGTGCGCGGATCACCCCGGTTAGTCCTGAAGCGTTCTGCAAAAGAGAAAGTTTCCTTCCCCTTACCTCCCCTTAACACACCTGTAGCCTTCCCATCCTATCCTCTTCCCGTAATCAGCACACAGAACGGGAGGTTCCATGTGGAAAGAGGATGTCATAGACCTGAAGCTCACGAAGTTTTTCGAGGTGTCGGCGCGGGTTCTTCTCAGCCTGCTCATCGTGGCCGTACTGCTGGCGATCCTGGGAGGGATCATCCGGACCTTCTACGACATGAGGCTGGTGGTTTTTCACGATTTCCACGAGGCGTTCAGGACCATCCTGGTGGATGTCCTGACCGTACTCGCCGTTGTGGAGGTACTGCGTACCGCCCTGGCCTATTTCTCTGAAGGACGCGTGAAAGTGACCTACATCATCGATACGGTGCTCGTCACGGTCCTCACCGAGATCATGGCATTCTGGTACCGGGACATGTCCTGGGACAAGGTGGCCATGGTGATCGCTCTGGTTCTGGCCCTGGCTGGCGTCAGGGTCGTGGCGGTGCGCTTTTCGCCCCGCCGCAGCCGCGAAGAGCTGTAACCGCCCGGGAATGTTACAGCAGGGGCACAGGCACATCGTCCTGCGCCCATGGATCCAATGTTCAGCGGATCTTTGCACAGCCGTAACTCGGACGTAACAAACCACTTCTATGATGACACCATGCGTTTGCAGGGCACAGATCACCAACTATCAAGGAGAATCAGCATGAAAAAACTCACGTTGGGCGGAAAGATCGGCCGGATTACCCCTGCCTTGGCTGCTGCCGTCATGGGCCTCACGATTGCGGCGAGTCCGGTCCTTGCGGCGGACAAGCTCGTGAAGATCGACGGATCAAGCACCGTCTACCCCATTACCGAGGCGGTTGCCGAGGAGTTCCAGAAGGCCAAGAGAGGCGCCGTCAAGGTAACGGTCGGCATCTCCGGCACCGGCGGCGGGTTCAAGAAGTTCTGCCGCGGCGAAATCGACCTGTCCGGAGCCTCCCGTCCCATCCTCAAGAAAGAGATGGAAGCGTGCAAGCAGGCGGGCATCCAGTACATCGAGCTGCCCGTGGCCTATGACGCCCTCACCGTGGTGGTGAACCCCCAGAACACCTGGGTCAAGAGCATGACCGTGGACGAGCTCAAGAAAATCTGGGAACCCGCAGCCCAAGGGAAGATCACAAAGTGGAACCAGGTCAACCCCGCCTGGCCGAACCAGCCCCTCAAGCTCTTCGGGCCGGGCGCGGACTCGGGCACCTTCGACTACTTCACCGAGGCGGTGGTGGGCAAGGCCAAATCCAGCCGCGGCGACTTCACCGCCAGCGAGGACGACAACGTGCTGGTGCAGGGCGTGTCCCGCGACAGGGGCGGCCTGGGCTACTTCGGCTATGCTACTACGCCGAGAACAGCAAGAAGCTCAAGGCGGTTCCCATCGTGGAGAAGGCCGGCAAGCCGGCGGTCTCCCCGTCCGTTGACACCGTCAAGAACGGCAGCTACCAGCCCCTGTCCCGTCCCATCTTCATCTACGTGAACGCCAAGTCGGTGGACAAACCCGAGGTGAAGGAATTCGTGGACTTCTACCTGAATCAGGCGCCGAAACTCACCAAGGCGGTCAAGTACGTGCCGCTGCCCGACAAGGCCTATGCCCTTGCCAAGTCGAACTTCGCCAAGAAGAAGACCGGCACCGGCTTCGGCGGCGAGCCCGAGGTGGGCGTCTCGGTGGAGGAACTCCTCCAGCGTGAAGGGAAGCACTGATCCGACGGCCTGAGCTCCATCCGGGGGAGAGGCGCCGGGGCGGGGCCTCTCCCCTTTTATGTGCCCGGGCAATTGTTACAACCGTCAAACGGTTGCACCATCCGTATCGCGGTGGACCGAACCATGGATAACAAACACATGAACACTTCATCTCCCGACACGACCCTCAGCCTGACGGAGTGCGTCTCCTCCGCCGAGGCATCCAGACGACTCGCCCACAAGCGGAGCCGTCACCTGAAGGAGCGGCTGGTAGAGTTCATCCTCTTCCTGGCGGCCTTTTCCTCGGTGGCGACCACCTTCGCCATCGTGGCGATCCTGGTCTACGAGTCGATCCCGCTCTTCAAGCATGTCTCACTGGTGGAGTTTCTCACCGATCCCCAATGGACGCCGCTGTTCGACGATGCCCACTTCGGCATCATGCCGCTGGTTTCGGGCACCCTGGTGACGACCGGCGTGGCCCTGTCGGTCTGTATCCCCATGGGGACCATCATCGCCATCTACCTGAGCGAGTTCGCGCCCCACAAGGTCCGCGAGACGGTAAAGCCCTTTCTGGAACTCCTGGGAGCGGTACCGACGGTGGTCTTCGGTTACTTCGCCCTGATCGTGGTGACCCCCCTGCTCCAGAAGGTGATGCCCGACCTGCCCGGCTTCAACATGCTCTCGGCTGGCCTCGTCATGGGGATCATGATCATCCCCTACGTGAGCTCCGTGAGCGAGGATGCCATGCGGGCGGTGCCGATGCACCTGCGGGAAGGTTCCTACGCCATGGGGGCCACCCGGTTCCAGACCGCGGTGAGGGTGGTGGTGCCGAGCGCCTTCTCCGGCATAGCCGCGGCCTATATCCTGGGTATCTCCCGGGCCGTGGGCGAGACCATGATCGTGGCCATTGCCGCGGGCATGCAGCCGACCCTCACCTGGAAACCGACCGAGTCCGCCTCCACCATCAGCTCCTATATCGTGCAGGTGGCCCTGGGCGATCTTCCCCACGGCAGCATCGGCTACCAGTCGATCTTCGCCGCCGGACTCACCCTGATGGTGATGACCCTGGTCTTCAACATCATTGGCTACTGGCTCAAGAAGCGGTTCCGGGAGGTCTACTGATGCAGCAGTCCGTTACGGAAATAAGGCGGCTCATCGCCCGCCACAAGTTCTGGGATTACGTGTTCGCCATCGTGGGCCTCATCTGCCTGCTGGTGGGGATTCTCACCCTCATGGGGCTGTTCGCCCAACTGGTGGCGGACGGCGCGCCGCGGCTGAAGCCCCACTTCTTCACCTCCTTTCCCTCGCGCTTTCCCGAAGAGGCGGGGATCCTCTCGGCCTGGGTCGGCACTATCCTGGTCATGCTGGTGACCGCCTTCGTGGCGGTGCCGCTGGGAGTCGCCGCCGGCGTCTACCTGGAAGAGTACGCTCCCAAGAACTGGCTCACGGCCATCATCGAGATCAACGTGACGAACCTGGCCGGGGTCCCCTCCATCGTCTTCGGCCTGCTGGCCCTCGGCCTCTTCGTCTATCAGTTGAACTTCGGCCAGAGCATCCTGTCCGCCGGACTCACCCTGGCGCTGCTGATCCTGCCGATCGTGATCGTGGCCACCCGGGAATCGCTGCGCGCCGTGCCCGGCAGCATCCGCGAGGCGGCCTACGCCCTGGGCGCAACCCGCTGGCAGATGGTTTCCAACCATGTGCTCCCCTACTCATCCTCCGGCATCCTCACCGGCGTGATCATCGGCCTGTCGCGGGCCATCGGCGAGACGGCGCCGGTCATCACCATCGGGGCGCTGACCTTCATCGCGTTCCTGCCCCATTCACCGGTTTCCGGCCAGTTTCCCTTCATCAGCTTCGAATGGCTCAAGGACCCGTTCACGGTCATGCCGATCCAGATGTTCAACTGGACCTCCCGACCGGAGGAGGAGTTCCAGCTCAACGCGGCGGCAGCCGGCGTGGTGCTCCTGGCCATGACCCTGGCCATGAACGCGGTGGCGATCTTTCTCCGCTACCATATCCGCAAGAAGGTCAAGTGGTGAACGGCCGGGACCGCCCAGAGCGCCTTTACCGTACTATAGATACCCAAGGAGCAACGATGTCAGCATCTGTACAGCCTGTGCTCAAGGCCGAATCGAAAAATCTGAACTTCTACTACGGCGACTTCAAGGCCCTGACGGGAATCTCCCTTCCGGTCCACGACAAGAAAATCACTGCCCTGATCGGTCCGTCCGGGTGCGGCAAGTCGACGTTTCTGCGGTGCTTCAACCGGATGCACGATCTCTACCCCGGCAACCGCTACGACGGTGAAATCACCCTCAACCCCGACGGGGTGAACATCCTCTCCCCCAAGGTGGACCCCATCGAGGTCAGGATGCGGATCAGCATGGTGTTCCAGAAGCCGAACCCGTTCCCCAAGTCGATCTTCGAGAACGTGGCCTACGGCCTGCGGGTGCGCGGCATCTCCAAGCGGAGCGTGCTGGAGGAGAAGGTGGAGGAGGCCCTCACCAACGCCGCCATCTGGAACGAGGTGAAGGACCGGCTGAACGACCTGGCCTTCAACCTTTCGGGGGGCCAGCAGCAGCGGCTCTGCATCGCCCGGGCACTGGCCATCGACCCGGAGATCATGCTGTTCGACGAGCCCACCTCGGCGCTGGACCCCATTGCCACGGCAAATATCGAAGAATTGATGGCCGAGCTCAAGAAGCGGTTCACGATCCTCATCGTGACCCACAACATGCAGCAGGCCGCCCGGGTATCCGATTACACCGCATTTCTGTACCTGGGAGAAGTCGTGGAATTCAACGACACGAAGAAGATCTTCACCACCCCCGACAATCCCCGCACCGAGGATTACATTACCGGACGGTTCGGATAGAGGGAACGACAGCTCACCAATGGGGATTTCAATGGAAAAAGAACATATCTTCAAGCAGTACGATGCAGAACTGAACGAGATCCGCACCCGCCTCCTGGAGATGGGGGGCAAGGTGGAGAAGATGATCACCGACGCCATGAAGGCCCTGGTGGACCGGGATTCCGACCTGGCGCGCCGGATCATCGTCATGGATCACGAGATCAATCACCTGGAAATGGACATCGACGAGAAGTGCCTCCAGGTCCTTGCCCGGCGCCAGCCGGCCGGCCGCGATCTCCGCTTCCTCACCCTGGCGCTCAAGATCGTCACGGACCTGGAGCGAATCGGCGACCAGTGCACCAACGTGGCCAAGCGGGCCGTGGAATTGAACGAGGAGCCGCCCCTCAAGCCCTACATCGACCTGCCCCGCATGGCCAACTGGGCCGGGGTGATGGTGAAGGAGTCGCTGGACGCTTCGTGACCGGCGATGAAAAGCTGGCCATCAAGGTCTGCCGCGACGACGAATTCGTGGACGGCCTCAACGACCAAATCCAGCGGGAACTGCTCACCTTCATGATCGAGGATCCGACAACCATCAGCCGGGCCCTGAAGATCAGCCACATCTCCAGGTACCTGGAACGGATCGCCGACCACGCCACCAACGTGGCCGAGATGGTCATCTTCATGATCAAGGGGAAGGACATCCGCCACACGACGCCTCCCACGGCCCCCCAGTGACAGCAATCAAACCGGGGGGCTGCCCGGCCCCCCATACCCGCTTCCGTTTTCACCCTCAATTCACCCCCCTGTAACCCCTCGGCAATACTGGACTGCTACCATCCTGGCATAGACGAGTGACTGGCACTCCGGGAATCCCCCCGGTGGCCGTCTCGCCCACAGGAGGCAGCCCATGTCCCGATTCAATCTGCCGATCCCAGGCCTGGGAGAACTCGACCGCCAGATAGCCAAGATCAGGGAGCTGCGCGATGCGCTCCAGCGCCTGAACACGCCCGCTGCCGGACCTGCCCGCGGCGCAGCCTGAAACCTGGACGTATCACCGGAGGAACGAACCATGCTCACCAACACCGTCATTCCCCTTGCTCAGCGAACTGTTGCCAGACACCCCGCGCTCCTCTCGGTGGCCTCTGCGGCCACGGGGCTCCTGCGGCACATGGCGATCAAACCCCACACCCCGTCATCCCGGCCGCGCGAGCTGGCCCTGCGCCGGCGCCTGCCCAGCGTTCACGCGGTGCGCAGCCAGATCTTCCGGGAAAAGGGAACGGGCACCCAGCCCACCATCGTGATCGGCGGGTTCGTCCCGGACGCCACTGAAGCGGTGGAGTTCCAGCGGGAACTGTTCCGCCGGCACGGTTCGGTCTACTATCTGAATTACGCGCGGCACGGCTTTTCCGTTGAGATGTTCTTTGCCCAACTGGCCGACCTGGTGGAAGATCTGAACCGGCGGGGCGAGAAACCGGTCATCTTTGCCATCAGCTTCGGCTGCTCGCTCCTCTCCCGGTTCCTGCGGGAGCGCTACTCCGACGAGGGCCTGACCGTGGGCGGCATCGTAATGACGAGCCCGGTCCTCTGCACCCAGGACTTGGTACGGCCCGAGCGGGAAAAGGGGGGCGGCGTCCGGATGCTGGAGAGCAGCCTCAGGCGCATCCTCAGGCAGAGGCCACGAAGGAGGATGAACTCGAGCGCCAGATCGAGCGGGCCCGGCGCTGCTTCCAGGCCCTGTTCGAAGCCGGCGCCGTGAACCGCATCCTCTCCCACCGGCACCTTTCCATCCGCAAAAAAATCATGTCGGTGCTGCAGACCACGTCATGTCTCGGGGGATACGAGCGGGTGCTGGCGCTCAAGGATGCCGCGTTCACCGCGGTCGGGCCGCTGTTCGCCGGGCCGGCGCTGGTCATGCTCGCCGAGGACGAGGAGAACGTCCTGGCCCCCTCCTCCCCCACCCTGGCGGCCCTGCGCGACACCGGCGT of Geobacter anodireducens contains these proteins:
- a CDS encoding PAS domain-containing sensor histidine kinase, whose translation is MKLTIQWKLMASYLCLLLFIGGAFFVYLNHTLTTHLAHEIQENLKSESRLARMVAAREIRDMRRDAPAAAAAISRETRARVTVVLEGGEVVADSDIAPQYLGTLENHANRPEVRQALEQGGGAAVRYSATIKTPMLYVATVLNTTEGERGVLRLSLPLTAVEKAKQSIRTLLGASLVVSLVVALLLSYLLSRFTSRSLRTITTLATQLGRGDYGRRIPVITRDEVGELARVMNEMASQIERNLARISAEKNRLDTILRGMGEGLMVSDAGGTVTLVNPAFLELFGLTQSVEGRQIIEIARFPELNETFRAVVSSRSEHVEEMTLPLGEGKEVLTHWVPLMEEDELRGVVAVFHDISDLKRLEVVRRDFVANVSHELRTPVTVIKGYAEALAGGLVKEDPERAGRFLEIIYSHSERLADLIRDLLTLSQLESGGLQLELAQIHLDRAVAHAAGLLEQKAAKKEIAIDMSALAGAPPVLADPGRLEQVLINLMDNALKYTPPGGAITLSADEAGGMVRVSVHDTGIGIPPRDLPRIFERFYRVDAARSRDEGGTGLGLSIVKHIIQLHGGGITVESEHGRGTTFRFTLRKA
- a CDS encoding phosphate ABC transporter permease subunit PstC; translated protein: MDNKHMNTSSPDTTLSLTECVSSAEASRRLAHKRSRHLKERLVEFILFLAAFSSVATTFAIVAILVYESIPLFKHVSLVEFLTDPQWTPLFDDAHFGIMPLVSGTLVTTGVALSVCIPMGTIIAIYLSEFAPHKVRETVKPFLELLGAVPTVVFGYFALIVVTPLLQKVMPDLPGFNMLSAGLVMGIMIIPYVSSVSEDAMRAVPMHLREGSYAMGATRFQTAVRVVVPSAFSGIAAAYILGISRAVGETMIVAIAAGMQPTLTWKPTESASTISSYIVQVALGDLPHGSIGYQSIFAAGLTLMVMTLVFNIIGYWLKKRFREVY
- a CDS encoding phosphate ABC transporter, permease protein PstA, which gives rise to MQQSVTEIRRLIARHKFWDYVFAIVGLICLLVGILTLMGLFAQLVADGAPRLKPHFFTSFPSRFPEEAGILSAWVGTILVMLVTAFVAVPLGVAAGVYLEEYAPKNWLTAIIEINVTNLAGVPSIVFGLLALGLFVYQLNFGQSILSAGLTLALLILPIVIVATRESLRAVPGSIREAAYALGATRWQMVSNHVLPYSSSGILTGVIIGLSRAIGETAPVITIGALTFIAFLPHSPVSGQFPFISFEWLKDPFTVMPIQMFNWTSRPEEEFQLNAAAAGVVLLAMTLAMNAVAIFLRYHIRKKVKW
- a CDS encoding phosphate ABC transporter ATP-binding protein, with the translated sequence MSASVQPVLKAESKNLNFYYGDFKALTGISLPVHDKKITALIGPSGCGKSTFLRCFNRMHDLYPGNRYDGEITLNPDGVNILSPKVDPIEVRMRISMVFQKPNPFPKSIFENVAYGLRVRGISKRSVLEEKVEEALTNAAIWNEVKDRLNDLAFNLSGGQQQRLCIARALAIDPEIMLFDEPTSALDPIATANIEELMAELKKRFTILIVTHNMQQAARVSDYTAFLYLGEVVEFNDTKKIFTTPDNPRTEDYITGRFG